A section of the Phaseolus vulgaris cultivar G19833 chromosome 8, P. vulgaris v2.0, whole genome shotgun sequence genome encodes:
- the LOC137824004 gene encoding uncharacterized protein At1g66480-like, producing the protein MGNTIGRSRKAKVMKVDGETLKLKTPARANDVVKDYPGHVLLESEAVKHFGLRAKPLEPHHELKPKKIYFLVELPKIQPEEEKTALHRRVRSSGIRGMNAKDRLDLLMLSKRSASDLTLVRPSPNLASDGPMRVKMRLPKAHLDKLMEESTDGSEVAEKIISLYMGNNAREPAAAAAAADDGGARTLHHHTHKPRGKRVSFSPVENDEIHVEAPSQ; encoded by the exons ATGGGGAACACCATAGGAAGGAGTAGAAAAGCAAAGGTGATGAAGGTGGATGGAGAAACGTTGAAGCTCAAAACTCCAGCCAGAGCAAACGACGTCGTCAAGGACTACCCCGGCCACGTTCTCCTCGAATCCGAAGCGGTCAAACATTTCGGCCTTCGGGCCAAGCCCCTTGAGCCTCACCACGAATTGAAGCCCAAGAAAATCTACTTCCTCGTTGAATTACCCAAGATTCAGCCCGAAGAGGAAAAAACAGCGCTGCATAGGAGGGTGCGATCCAGTGGTATCCGCGGCATGAACGCTAAGGATAGACTCGACCTCTTGATGCTCTCCAAACGCTCCGCTTCAGACCTCACCCTCGTCAGGCCCAGCCCCAATCTCGCCTCTGATGGGCCCATGAGGGTTAAGATGAGGCTCCCCAAGGCCCACTTGGACAAGCTCATGGAGGAGAGCACCGACGGCTCCGAGGTGGCCGAGAAAATCATAAGTTTGTACATGGGAAACAATGCCCGCGAGCCCGCCGCCGCCGCTGCAGCGGCAGACGACGGTGGCGCGAGGACGCTGCACCATCACACTCACAAACCACGTGGG AAACGAGTGAGTTTTAGCCCCGTGGAAAATGATGAAATTCACGTGGAAGCACCTTCGCAATAG